ACTATAAAATCGTGACAGTTAAACTATGTTAATTTCATCTCAGAAATTCACCACAGACTGCTTACGTGATACAGTGACCTTGGAAAACATAAACAAGTCAAATGATGCTTGgagagacaatgggacagtcctgacaccatcccccGTGACTCCATCTaccagctccacctcccccacctcagCAAGGGCCTGGGCCTCTCCACAACTGCCCACTCCAGAAGCTCCCagtgcagtaaacatggccctccacttcaacctccagcacctggactcctcaggaacctacaccaggatcctgtttgtggatttcagctccgccttcaacaccatcaccccggctctgctgcaggacaaggTCTACCACCTGAGTGTGcttgactccacctgcaggtggatcgcATATTTCCTGTCCGACAGGAGGTAGAatgtgaggctggggaaacatgtctctggatcccggaccatcagcaccagTCCCCTCCAAGGCTGcattctttcccctctgctcttctctctgaacaccaacagctgcacctccagtcaccagtccgtcaagctcctgaagtttgcggatgacaccgcattgggctcatctctgatggggatgagtccgcctccaggtgggagattgaccacctggtgacctgatgcagtcagaacaacctgggCCTCAACTCTCTCAAGACAGTgaagatggttgtggattacagaaaGAGCCCAGCCCCACCTGCCCCCATCACCTTGTGTGACTCCTCTGTcaacactgtggagtccttccgcttcctgggcaccatcatcaccctgGACCCACCCAGGACCCACCCAGgaccactgccaaggacaagggcagactgcagcataTCATTTGCTCTgccgagaaggtgattggctgcaatctaccttccctccaggacctgttcccctccaggactctgaggcATGCAAAGATGGCTGACCGcacccaccctggacacaaactgtttcagacacttccctccggcaggaggctgcagtccatcaggaccaaaacctcacgccacaaaaatagtttctttctgtctgcaagCCGGCCTCGTCATCAAGGCCcaggacccccactgacacagACTCTCTTATTCTGAAATGTATGTCAATTAGTACTGCCACAACTACAAAATCAAGAGGTTTATAGTGGATAATAGTTTACTGGTTTCAGTTTAAAACATGTTGGCAGATTCTGCAGTATAGATAGATAACTCAAGTTCTTAGCTGGCATAACTTAGAAATCATTGGATGAGGTCTCTTTTGTCTGTattgatttgtttcatttatgacaaaaaaatgaatagtttatatttttaagaCAGACTTATCCATTTGACAGCAGATTTTATTTGGTTCCTGCACTGATATTTAGTGCAGGGTTGTCTTAGGGTTTATTCTGCATTTTCCAAGCTTATATAACATGTAAACTTAATCCCTGTGGCACAATCAATGAATGACAATCTGATGAgtcctttttaaatattaattcagGAAAAATCAAAGCTGTTTCAAAACTAACTTTCCAACAAATTATATGAAGGCATACATAACTCTGTGATCTCTCAAAATCTTCCACAGTAGTTTGAGACTCAACATCTGCAGTGGCAGAGAGCCCCCATGTGGACACTGAGAATCCAGTTCCCTTCCCTCTAACATCTAGTAAAACATGCTATAATGACTAATGATTACATTTGAATTGAACAGATCATCAATATGTGCAGATCAGTTTGTCAATGACTATCACCAAAAATCATAAACAGCTCCCTATAAAAAACAAGTTTCTGATTAAATTTACTTGAATTCAACTGGCTTCCCGATGTTCTTCAGTACAGTCAATTTTAGAAGTTGCTCTTCGTTGAGTCTGCAGTATCCCAGAGGAATTTGAGGCATTTGGGGCAAAGCTGCACAGACAATAGATACCTACACTTCAGCCTCTCTTTCCAGCTGGACCTCTCCCAACTCTAGCCACTAAAGCTGACAGAGTACAAGTCAGCACAGTTCAGCACATGGACACCAATGGACACACGagtaacacatttaaaatgtatgtaagtaGAAGTGTTTTTCACAGACAGGGAGTAAATAAACAGTAGGGTTTCTTTGGATGAGCAGATAGAAAAGAGAGATGTGAAGTAGATGAAACTAGACTGAACTGAGGCCATGTGGTCACAGTGTTTACTATTTCCAGTCCATGCCATCATGCCACTCAACACTAGGATGCTGTGAAATGGACAAAAATCAAGcaaatattttcagcagcaaGACCTTATGTCCGTGTAATGCCTGGGGGTTATTTTCCATTTGATTTAAACTCTTTTGTATTCATAAGAAGCCATAGAAATAATTTCGACCCAAACTATGCAAAATAGTTCAATTCACTGAAGCAGCATTGCTTGCAGCCGACCCACCAAAAAGCAGTGCTTTATTTTAATACTAGGAGAATTTGTTTGAAAACCTAACACCATAGCACCATAACAGGCCTTCCTAAAAGTCCCAGGCACCTACAAATGTATGTCAATGTCTGTTCTGTGCTGCCAGCCCCCCTGGACCCTCCTCCACATAGCAAACATAGTTTCCCTCATCCAGCCAGCCATGGCAACTTGCAACACTGCCCACATAAAAACTGTCCGACAGTAAGCTATGGTGCCAGACCtgctagtaaaaaaaaaaaaagcccagagTTTAAATATAGAGCAGCAGTGCAGACTCACCCTGAGGACCCTGTTGGCTGTAATAACAGGAGGCTCATCGTTGACAGCTGTAACCTGGATGTACACCGTCTGGGCTGCACTCTGCTTCCTCAGGCCTGTGTCATTGGCCACCACAGTGAAGTTGTCGGCTAAGGTTTCACTGCTGTCATGGACATAGTAGATGAAGTCATGTTCCACCTGATTAAAGATCAGGGAAATTATTAGGGAGAACCTGagattaaaaatgcaaagattTATTCAAAACAGAGGTACAAAACATTATAATGATTTGTGACACTTAGGTCACTATCATCTGATATAGCATGCATATAGGGACAAAAACTAAGCACATTATtgctttataaaatgttttaaaataactaggagcacaaacaaaagagaaaacaaaagagattCCAGCTTGGGTAGGGTCAGATGAAAAGGGGGTCAGGCCAGGGTAATGctattttttccttcctttaatGTTGTAATTTAATTAGGGATTCATTCTAGGTGATAAACATTGTAAACATGCCTGTAGATTACaatcaaatttgaaaaaaactcAACATGGAAAACAGCAGAAATTACTGCAATAATAATCAATCACATTATTCATCCATCAATCCATCAATTGACCAGTCTAAGCAAATTATACTAAATATTGCTATACAGTTATTCCATTAAGAATGGATTTCAGGTTACAATATTTGTAAAAATGCCTGTAAATTTGGGTCAAATCTGAGAAAACATCGTCTCCTCTAAATCCTTCTATGCctgtaaaatgtcaatgatcataacaaacaaaaaggtcCATAAAGGTCCATCAATACAACTGCCAGTCTATTGTCATTTTTCCATAGCAACTATAAGAGTCGTAAGAATATCTCACCTGCCTCCTGGTGAAAGAGGTTATGGGCACACTGGGATGTCGAGAGTGCTCAATGTGACCATGCTGTGGGGGCTCAGTCAAACTATACAGGAAGTTAATTCCAGAAAAGTGTCTGTTGGTGACTTTGAGCACATCCTGGGTCAGTGCCTTGGAGGCGCCCTCGTTCAGTGTGAAATTTGAGACCTGAAGTGGGATGAGGCGTGGGATGATGTCAACAGACATCCTAATGTCGCTGACATCAGTGATCCCATTGGTGGCATCGAGGATGAAAGTGTCGTTCACTTTGCTGGGCTCCACCTGCATGTACTGGATGTTCCCATTGTTAATGTCCTCTTGGGTAAATGTCTTGACAGGAGACTGTTTGGTTCCGATGTAGTGCTCCTCCGCTTCGACAAAACGTCGGAGAAGGCCATGAGACGGAGCTACCTTGACTGTGAATACAATCTCAGATGGCAGGTTGTCCTCGTGAGTGACCTGCAACAATCAGAAAACATATTAAGTGGTTATATTTGAAATGTTCCATGCGTCACTAAagtttagttttcattttgctCTCAATGTAACATGGcatcactgtaaaatgtaaaaacaaacactggacaACATTCGGTTTCTACCCTTTCAGCAGCTTTAAAAACCAGAGCACTCTCAGTCTTTTACTGTAACATTAGTGTGATATTGTCCTTTTATTATAATTTAGATTATCTGCCAAACGTTGTTCCCTTACGCTGATACCATAACTACATGGTACTATGATTATTATCATCTGTAAAGGAGAGGTTTAGCGACCACTGGTCAaataataaagaacaaaaaacttAATATGAACTAGATTTTTGTGGCAGAAAAATTGTGACATTCTAATgatatttcaaatataaataaaaaattagatCTTGCCAATCTGTCTCTCTTCTGAAACAGTCACCTCCAGTTTAGTTTCATCAATCTTCACTGGTTTTCCCTCTTCCACCAGTAAGGTGTTGTGATGCTGCATGATAGGTGGCCTCTGATGACTTTCCAGGTAAACCTTCACATTGATCCTCACTGCAAGTCGAAGACCTTTAGCTTTCACTGTTAAGTTGAAATAATCTGCCAGATGTTTGCTGTCATTGTGCCGATAGGAGATCAGCTCATCCTTTAAGTCAGACTGTGAGAATGACTCCACCTTTGTTTCATTGAGATAAAGTCCTCCATACTTGGGGGCCTCATCCAACTTGAAGATGACCTCCTGGTCATCTCTGATGTCCAAATTTGATATGACACTAAAATTACTGGTTGAAATGGTTACTGACTGGCCCTTCTGAACCAGTAGGCCAGTGTTGATGGCAACATTCAGAAAAGGGTCATGTGCACTGATGTCTAAAAGGCTTgatataaaatgttttccatCTGAAACAAAGAGCACAAACCTGCCAGTGCTCACACCTTTGTGAATGAACAACACTCGCTTTTCTTCCAAATCCTTCTGTCGAAACTGGAACAGCCGATGAGTAGTGTCATTAACCAGTACTAGGTCTCCCATTGGGATTCCACGTCGAGTGTAAATCAGCTGGCCATCATCAAAATCAGTGTCTGCATCATGATAACGCAAATCCTCTATAGTGAGTAACTTCTGTCCATCCCTTACTACATGGAAAACTTTATCAATAACACGTACTGGCTTTTGGTCATTCAATAGCTGAATAGATATGTTGAGCACTCCTTCTTTGGAGCCAATTTCATCTTCAGCAATGGAAGATTTGAACCCTTGGCTGGTGGAAGCTATAAAAGTGAATTCATCTTGAGTTGTTTCACTGTCATCATGTATGTACATTATCCGTTCCTCTAATATATCCTGATTACTAAAGGTTAAGATGTTGTTGTAGCTAGCATTGGAATTTGACTGACTAATACGGGCTAGCTTTCCATGTTTGGGGCTGCTTATGACTGTGTAGTACATATCCTTTGTACTCAAAGTCTCTGCAAAAAGATGATCTTTTGTGATAAGTTTACTTTCTCCCTCCAGAAGTGAGAGTCCATCATTTCTCATAAACACATTGTTGACATCAGCTTTAATGGAAAACTGGAAATCATAGTTTTGTGACTGAGCATGTTTGGAAACCAGCTGAAATTTGAACCTGTCACTTGTATCTTCATAAGGCCTGTCAACTAGCTCGTAATGTACTTTTAGATCTGTTACATCTTTTTGGCTAAAGGTTGAGTTCCTCTTCAAGACTGTGGCTTCGAGCAAGAGTTTCCCTTTCTTTGGTGTGGTGAGAACCCGAAAATAAAGATCGTCCTCTGAGAGGGCCACACCTTTAGCTGTGGCAAAAAGATGCTCCGAGTCCAGTGTCACTTTTCTAACTGTATCCATGTCTATCATAACATTCCTCACCAGGTGGTAATTCACCCACTTCACAGTGATTGGGAAGAGTATTTCAGTGGTTGCCCTTGCAGCCACATTAACTTTGCTCTTAAAGTAATCAGTGGCATTGGATGTCTGGATATCTTGAAAAGTGCTAATATACCTCAGGCGCTCTTTTTCTAGAAGTCTTTGGGAAAATGAATCAGTAGGCCTCCATTCACCGCTTGAGTGAAGTCTCTGGAGTTCTCCATACTGAGGGGGCTCAATGATATCATACCGGATGTCTACAACTTGTCTCACAGCATTGGTTTGCACAGCCAGCTGCTTTGAACCAATTATAGCAGTCTCTCCTTGAATGATCTCAAGGCCTGTGTTGTTGGCAATCTTATACTCCAGCGCTACAGCCATGACCCTTAGAACCACAGTGTTGCTGACCTTTTCCCCATCACTAACTCTAAGAACTATCCTTGAGTTCCGGACCCCTGTGTGAACATAGTACACCCTCAGTTCCTGCAAGTCTAAATATGAGAATGAGGTCACTGCCTTGCCAGGGTTGTTTTGTATTTCCAAATATCCTGCATCAGTGTTCAGGTTCCCAAGCACAGAGAAGACAAGATCGGTGTAGCTGCTGTCAATGTCTGTAGCCTTCAGAACATCCGTAGTGACGCGTTTCTTTGAGTTCTCCAACAGGACAAAGAGATTTCCTTCAGGAAGACTCAATTCAGGTGCATCGTTAGTGGGTGTCACAGTAATATTGTAGCGGTACAATTTGTTGCCCTTCAGATAATCAGGAACTTGCTTTCTACTGCTAGAATACATTGAAAACATGAAGAAGTCGTCCGGTTCCTCAGAGCCTCCATGGATATACATCACTCGTCCATGCCAAAGGTCCAACATGCTGAAGGTGTTCTCCTCTTGGTCCTGATCGACATCAAGCCTTATCTGACCACGAATCGGTTGCTCCTGAATTCGGAACATGATCTGAGACTGTCGAATGCCAAGCTTCTTGAAGTCCAACTGTACTTTGATGTGTTTGGCCTCAAGAGACGCTCGACCGCCTTCCTGGACCTCGAGGTTTTTGAGCTGCACAAAATTTGAGCCATACCTTCTGTCCAAGCCCCTTGCTAGGGTGGTCATGTGAAGTGACGGTGTTGGTGTCACCAAGTGAAAGAAGGATCCCGGAGCACTTGTTGGACTCACAGTGGTTGATGGTTCTGGTTCTTTCTCTGGCTCACAACCAACTGAGATATCCTTGGTGACTACAGCATTGGAGAGACCCATCTTCACTCTGTTGACTTCAATGTTCTTCAAACATCCTTTAAAGGAACCTCCTCTGACACGCTTTCCAGACACAGAGACAAGCCCCACCTTTCTGACTTCTGATCTGGTGCTGTCATCGATACCTCCAACAAAGAGATAACCTTTAAGCTGAAGCCCCTTTGAACGAGAGCTAATGCTGCTTTTCACCATCTCTCCATCAACAGTTAGCTCAAGGCTTTTGGAACTGAAATGCAACTTTATAGAGTGCCATTTCCTGTCATTGATGAATGTGAGGGAACGAAGCTCAGTTTTGGTTCCACCTTTTCCAATAATGGCCACTGGCAAACCTTCCTGAATCTCCACAGCCACAAAGTCCCCTTCTCTGGCTGAATTGTACAGGATAATTCCCTCTTTGGCTGAAGTATGCACAACACACTCGAATACCGCTTCCAGCTGGGCGTTCCAGGTTGGAAGAGAAATGTAAGCCCTGGAGCTAAAGAAGCTGATAGGATCCTCCTCTGTGGCAAAGAATTGGGGACTACAGCCTAAAGACACCTCATGGACATTCTTGAATCCAGTATACGGCCTCAGTGATGACAGCAAGTCATGTTCGTTGAAGACCAACTCGTCCATGCAGCCTCGGAAGCTGATCAGATCTCTGGGGAGGTAAAATCTGTCCAGGCCTCCTGAGCCTCCAACATAGAGACCATCCAAAATGTGAAGATCGTGATGGGAGCCTGGCATCTTTACACTCGTGTGAGAGTTCTTGTCTACAGTCAGAGTAACGTTGTGCTGCACATGGCGGACCTCCACGGAGTGCCAGGCCTGGTCATTGAGCTGGGTACCTCTCTCTGATTCTAACACTTGCTCCCCCAATCCAAGGTCCAGTTTCAGCtaagagaagaaacaaaacaactggATTACAAAATATGCTatattacagaaataaaaaggtaaatgcACATATTGATCTATGCagcaattcaatttaaattcagGTTTATCGGTTAAGAAGAGATCTATGATGTCTCACATTAAATATGATTTCTGTTAttgttagccatgctagtggcgtgCCTCTAGGAATGGcagtgtcagtctgttggtccaccTCTTTGATCCAAACTGAAATACCTAagaactattgaatggattgccatgaaattttggtACAGACTTAATCCCCTGATCTTTCTTCtagcagtttgtttgttttatattagtttttttagtgaaatgtctccacaactaaAGCAtagattgccattaaatttggtacagatatccgtggtgcccagaggatgaagcctactgattttggtgattcGCTGACTTTCACTTTGCACCatgagcaggtcaaagttttcacttatcatgtgaaatatctcaacattttgttgatggattggtacaaaattttgtagaggatgaatcctgaagactttggtgatcccttgacttttcttctagcaccaaCATAAGGTTCacgtttgtggttttgagtaaaatgtctccacaactattggatggattaaatTTGGTAGATGTTCaggtccccctcaggatgaattctcataactttggtgattccttaacttttcatgtagcgtCATTATAAGGTTATGTTAAACTGAGATAGTGAACAtcgtaaacattatacctactaaacatcCTAGCACAGTCTTACAGTGCCTCTACtctgtagactcttgtttaaACATGCATATACAGGTTGCAACTGTTTAGTATGATCATGAAGACaatattgttaaaaatattttttaataacataaaaaatatttatatagcattacaaatgcaaaaataatatgtagattttaagatattttcagtgtatcacattaaataattgtttataTAACCTATGACACTAGACTAAATGATGGAAAGGGAAACACAGGATTTAGACTACTTATATTCCATGATGTCACGTGCTATAACGAGTTTTGTCTGTGATTTAAAGCAGGAAGAGAACTATTATCTCTTTGCCTTCAGCTATGTCCTCAGAGCATCATGTCACCATCTCAAACTAATGCTGCATTTAGATGACGTGCTTGTCAAGGCTTGCTGCTGAGTCCCTGCTATTCATGCACGGGTTTCCAGGGAGCAACGCTCATGACTGACTCACATGGAATGAGACCCCAAGCCCGAGGATAACTTGTGCGAGAgtgaacaaaaaaattatttgatgaCCTGTGCCAGTTTAAGGAACAAGGACGAGCAATTCACTCCTCGTGCTCACTGAAGTACGACAATGCAACACAGTCGTCAGTGTGATTCATTCCCGGTAGCACAACTCTAACACGAATAGAAGCATAGTCACAAGGATTTCTCGAGTCTGATGCGCAAAAGCTATAATGCATATCTCAGGACTTGCTGTGTTTCTTATGAATGTGCATATTAAAAAGGCTTCCTACAGTACATCTGTCCATTCTGCATGCTGATTTAGCCTGGCAGAGGTGCTTACAGGATGCTTTAGAAGCAGTCTTGAAGGGACAGATGTATTTCACCCTTAAATCCTCCCAGCAAGGCTTGTGTTGTGGGCTAAAAATAGCGTACCCGGCTTGGGACACAAATCCATTCTACATTTTCCTAGTGCCCAAGGtaagcatattttgatattaaaatCAGAAGAAAACCTCCAGATGTGTGTATTGCATGTGACTATTAAATTTAGAGCCAGATGAATATTGTGGCAATATTAGTCTTTTTTactgctgacacacactcagctgCTCACTTGAATTTAACATTAAAGCTTCTGAAATTTTTCAGACCTTGTAATTTAAACTTATTCTACAATGGAATTCAGTGCCTTGAGAAATAGGGATATACACTCTCTGTGGGATACTCCAAAATATTACCAGTCAATTGATTGGTACAGATTTCAATTCATagtatctttttaaaaaactagaaaatgtatttaaatttgagctttttgaaattaattatgttttgcttttcaaCTGACTAAGATTTGAAGGCTGATTTTGAGGGGTACCTCTTGTGATTCAACTGAGTAAAAGGCACTACACTCactgaacagacacatttatAGTTGCAAAGCAGGACAGTATTACAGCAAGTGACAGTGTTAATAACCGAAGGACTGCACAAAGTAAAGAATAGCCTCtttatattatagtatataacattatataaaGAGCACGATATGttaaattagagctgaaatgattagtcgattaattgattagttgttcaacagaatataaacatttttttcattttttgagcaaaaaatgccaaatgtttgttggttccagcttctcaggatttgctgctttgctctgttttatataattctAAGTTGAATAtagtgtgttttggactgttggttggacaaaaccagacatttgaagacgtcactttgggctctgagaaaGTGTGATGAAcatcttttcacatttttttgacatttcatggattaattcatttatttattaatttgtaataacaatcaatatcaaataaatattacattatattatagaGCGATTACAGCACCTGAAGGAAAATGCATACAAGCAGACAGTGATTAATTTCATACTTTTTgataattaaagaaaatattgaaattgaTGGACACAGGCAGTATGAGGCAGTAGGAGGCAGATGTGTGTTGCACTGTGTGTCGTGAATCATCTGGCTAACATACACGGTATAATCACGCAATAATCACTCAATTATTCAAATACAATAAAGACACAGATCTGCAGCTTTCATAATCCCCAACTTTCCACTTTGACAAGAAGTGACTGGTATGGAGTTAACACTCAGCTCACACCACGTAGATGTGTCTGCTTGTGTTACTGTGTTGTGCTGACACCGTCAACTGAGATGGAGCAATAGCTTAAGGTGGTTTCTGCGTGtgtgtcatttctttttatacGCGTGCATGTGGTCAAGCACAAAGATCTGCGTGTATTGTATGCCTGtacatatatgcatgtgtgtgctcatgtatGCTTGAACACATATGCTTTATGTGCTGGGGCCACAGATGTACCCACCTGCAGGCGACCAGCACTGAGCTCTAGTAGGAAGTAGTCAGTCTGGCCAGCGGCGAGAAACAGCAGGCCATTGGTGCTGGAGGTTCGGAAGCGAACGCGGAGTGTGTTATGGTTGGACGACTCTGTTGCCTTGAGCTGTACAAAGCCATCGCCA
This sequence is a window from Siniperca chuatsi isolate FFG_IHB_CAS linkage group LG5, ASM2008510v1, whole genome shotgun sequence. Protein-coding genes within it:
- the cspg4ba gene encoding chondroitin sulfate proteoglycan 4, yielding MDSAVKNTQKKLWLRGLLWWSLLLELASGASFYGDGFVQLKATESSNHNTLRVRFRTSSTNGLLFLAAGQTDYFLLELSAGRLQLKLDLGLGEQVLESERGTQLNDQAWHSVEVRHVQHNVTLTVDKNSHTSVKMPGSHHDLHILDGLYVGGSGGLDRFYLPRDLISFRGCMDELVFNEHDLLSSLRPYTGFKNVHEVSLGCSPQFFATEEDPISFFSSRAYISLPTWNAQLEAVFECVVHTSAKEGIILYNSAREGDFVAVEIQEGLPVAIIGKGGTKTELRSLTFINDRKWHSIKLHFSSKSLELTVDGEMVKSSISSRSKGLQLKGYLFVGGIDDSTRSEVRKVGLVSVSGKRVRGGSFKGCLKNIEVNRVKMGLSNAVVTKDISVGCEPEKEPEPSTTVSPTSAPGSFFHLVTPTPSLHMTTLARGLDRRYGSNFVQLKNLEVQEGGRASLEAKHIKVQLDFKKLGIRQSQIMFRIQEQPIRGQIRLDVDQDQEENTFSMLDLWHGRVMYIHGGSEEPDDFFMFSMYSSSRKQVPDYLKGNKLYRYNITVTPTNDAPELSLPEGNLFVLLENSKKRVTTDVLKATDIDSSYTDLVFSVLGNLNTDAGYLEIQNNPGKAVTSFSYLDLQELRVYYVHTGVRNSRIVLRVSDGEKVSNTVVLRVMAVALEYKIANNTGLEIIQGETAIIGSKQLAVQTNAVRQVVDIRYDIIEPPQYGELQRLHSSGEWRPTDSFSQRLLEKERLRYISTFQDIQTSNATDYFKSKVNVAARATTEILFPITVKWVNYHLVRNVMIDMDTVRKVTLDSEHLFATAKGVALSEDDLYFRVLTTPKKGKLLLEATVLKRNSTFSQKDVTDLKVHYELVDRPYEDTSDRFKFQLVSKHAQSQNYDFQFSIKADVNNVFMRNDGLSLLEGESKLITKDHLFAETLSTKDMYYTVISSPKHGKLARISQSNSNASYNNILTFSNQDILEERIMYIHDDSETTQDEFTFIASTSQGFKSSIAEDEIGSKEGVLNISIQLLNDQKPVRVIDKVFHVVRDGQKLLTIEDLRYHDADTDFDDGQLIYTRRGIPMGDLVLVNDTTHRLFQFRQKDLEEKRVLFIHKGVSTGRFVLFVSDGKHFISSLLDISAHDPFLNVAINTGLLVQKGQSVTISTSNFSVISNLDIRDDQEVIFKLDEAPKYGGLYLNETKVESFSQSDLKDELISYRHNDSKHLADYFNLTVKAKGLRLAVRINVKVYLESHQRPPIMQHHNTLLVEEGKPVKIDETKLEVTHEDNLPSEIVFTVKVAPSHGLLRRFVEAEEHYIGTKQSPVKTFTQEDINNGNIQYMQVEPSKVNDTFILDATNGITDVSDIRMSVDIIPRLIPLQVSNFTLNEGASKALTQDVLKVTNRHFSGINFLYSLTEPPQHGHIEHSRHPSVPITSFTRRQVEHDFIYYVHDSSETLADNFTVVANDTGLRKQSAAQTVYIQVTAVNDEPPVITANRVLRVWVSSVTEIRPGDLRAQDLDTAPEKLHFMVTPPSNGYLALKSAPMEAVLNFTQAHIDQGQLLFVHKGAMSGGFNFQVNDGVNFTPRQIFSITARALVLSLEKNRPLKVFPGSSKTITNEDLQAVTNDISNTSSRIITFSVIRHPKLGRLVMRQPDNSTVDISTFTQEMVDRKEVVYIQTPIESVGWEAMDSITFSVASPPTSLDSQTFKIDISYENTGPEHNTVLLANTGAEVTEGESVIIDEYKLDAINLMSKLPTPQRNSHEVWFQVTSLPQHGVIVVGERNLTKEKPNFSQFIVNKYGIIYKHDNSETSHDSFVFSAWLNPKGKTAQRPQDDNDVVEERFNITITPVNDQPPLLKTKAPSLRVVQGDTVALRPENLKVEDLDNPPDDIKFSVISKPNNGYLALEGSLNESIVAFTQAQINNGSVFFIHDGSSVSGVFYFSVTDGHHKPIYKLFNLEVTEITISLVNYTGLTLEQGKTSVSLTQDNLAAETNGKNITIHYQITRPPNFGKLLKDNQEVTQFRQEDLHSGRLSYHMISLSSAEDRFEYTAFTSEANLTGQVLNITVRPLIQVGKGLRFPNGIAVKLNTSFLNASELANISGSDPVFEIISHPKYGMVVRTKPKMSRKAVPAESFTFQEVMQEKVALELNANMTGVQELNDSLVFVLKADNIQPAKGEFHFTVVPYDPALFPTTKSPVPATSTFPQTSIQTSINGAASPVLSTAFLSTQQPSKNQQKFKGRNRWGNSNRTSIFSTTLGKPTRGTEDFPFRNTPVRVESYPQKTSSPLLVILPLLALLLLVIIFVVLVVFLRHHRQRKQSTAAAKEPPSTGLPSSQSYHGQIQRSTTVPTVTVTPLNHTCPGSPVLDRLLTPNQGSSYNTIDSNILISSWSNGSPASSSQIIQTATPTLQKNQYWV